In a single window of the Natronosalvus caseinilyticus genome:
- the citZ gene encoding citrate synthase, translating into MADDLKKGLEGVLVAESQLSSIDGDAGRLIYRGYPIEELAEGASYEEVLYLLWHGELPDADELESFTDAMVAERAVDDAILEAVRSLAEADETPMAALRTATSMLSAMESESDVGAEDFDASLRKGRRITAKIPTVLAAFERFRQGEEPVDPDPDLGHAANFLYMFTGEEPDDVAAETFDQALILHADHGLNASTFTAMVIGSTMADVYSSLTGGVGALSGPLHGGANQDVMEVLFEIEESHLDPRDWVEQATDEGRRIPGFGHRVYNVKDPRAKILQRRSAELAETGDDTWYEITTTIEDYLTEEKGLVEKGIAPNVDFYSGSVYYQLGIPIDTYTPIFAMSRAGGWIAHVLEYQRDNRLIRPRARYTGPEDQTFVPLEER; encoded by the coding sequence ATGGCTGACGATCTGAAGAAAGGGCTCGAGGGTGTGTTGGTTGCCGAATCCCAGCTCAGCTCGATCGACGGTGACGCCGGTCGACTGATCTACCGGGGATACCCGATCGAGGAGCTCGCGGAGGGGGCCAGCTACGAGGAGGTACTCTACTTGCTCTGGCACGGCGAACTCCCCGACGCGGACGAACTCGAGTCGTTCACCGACGCGATGGTCGCCGAGCGAGCCGTCGACGACGCCATCCTCGAGGCCGTTCGAAGCCTGGCCGAGGCCGACGAGACGCCGATGGCCGCACTCCGGACCGCGACGTCGATGCTCTCGGCGATGGAATCCGAGAGCGACGTCGGTGCCGAGGATTTCGACGCGTCGCTGCGGAAGGGACGCCGGATCACCGCCAAGATCCCAACCGTCCTAGCCGCCTTCGAACGCTTTCGTCAGGGCGAGGAGCCAGTCGACCCCGACCCCGACCTCGGGCACGCGGCGAACTTCCTCTACATGTTCACGGGCGAGGAACCCGACGACGTCGCCGCCGAGACGTTCGACCAGGCGCTCATCCTCCACGCCGACCACGGCCTGAACGCCTCGACGTTCACCGCGATGGTGATCGGTTCGACGATGGCCGACGTCTACAGTTCGCTGACCGGCGGTGTCGGGGCGCTTTCGGGCCCGCTCCACGGCGGTGCCAATCAGGACGTCATGGAGGTCCTGTTCGAGATCGAAGAGAGCCACCTTGATCCGCGCGACTGGGTCGAGCAGGCGACCGACGAAGGTCGACGCATTCCCGGCTTCGGGCACCGCGTCTACAACGTCAAGGACCCCCGCGCGAAGATCCTCCAACGGCGGAGCGCGGAACTCGCCGAGACCGGCGACGACACCTGGTACGAGATCACCACGACAATCGAGGACTACCTCACCGAGGAGAAAGGCCTCGTCGAGAAGGGCATCGCCCCCAACGTCGACTTCTACTCCGGGTCGGTCTACTACCAGCTTGGGATCCCGATCGACACGTACACACCCATCTTCGCGATGAGCCGCGCCGGCGGCTGGATCGCCCACGTGCTCGAGTACCAGCGTGACAATCGACTCATCCGCCCGCGAGCGCGCTACACGGGTCCCGAGGACCAGACGTTCGTGCCGCTCGAGGAGCGGTAG
- the purL gene encoding phosphoribosylformylglycinamidine synthase subunit PurL, whose product MSEADSDHELIVAELGREPTPAEAALFENLWSEHCAYRSSRPLLSAFESEGEQVVVGPGDDAAVVALPAGETTEDQDVYITLGIESHNHPSYVDPFDGAATGVGGIVRDTLSMGAYPIALTDSLYFGPFENEHSRYLLEGVVEGISHYGNCIGVPTVGGSVDFHPDYEGNPLVNVACVGLLTEDRLVTAVAQEPGNKLVLVGNATGRDGLGGASFASEDLAEDAETEDRPAVQVGDPYAEKLLIEANEVMIDEGLIESARDLGAAGLGGASSELVAKGGLGAEIALERVHQREPNMSPLEILLAESQERMCYEVAPENVERVREIAERFDLGCSVIGEVTDGNYVCTYEGSEAPRASDDSSGERGEPRERETVVDVDAEFLGDGAPMNDLPWEEPTEPETDLPDTDLEDAFDAVVGSPNTASKRWVYRQYDHEVGVRTSVPPGDDAAIVAIRDIESGLAISAGAAPNWTSANPRDGARAVALENATNLAVKGATPLAAVDCLNGGNPEKPDVYGGFKAIVDGLAEMCADLSVPVVGGNVSLYNDSVSGPIPPTPTLAMVGTKPGYDAPGLEARAEESSLLLVGDDALERDSFALGGSELLAQFGGTDRFPVLPETPTERLETLATVANADSMLATHDVSHGGLAVTLAEMVTADVGLEVALPTDDLEAGLFHELPGRAVVQTTDPDAVVEAFDGVAPVVELGSPTADGTLSMTVATEGGDETTVLERTAADIAALRTVLEAELE is encoded by the coding sequence ATGAGCGAAGCCGATTCGGACCACGAACTGATCGTCGCCGAACTGGGCCGAGAGCCCACACCAGCGGAGGCGGCGCTGTTCGAGAACCTCTGGAGCGAACACTGCGCCTACCGATCCTCGAGACCGCTGCTGTCGGCGTTCGAGAGCGAGGGCGAACAGGTCGTCGTGGGGCCGGGCGACGACGCGGCAGTCGTCGCGCTGCCCGCTGGTGAGACTACTGAGGACCAGGACGTCTACATCACCCTCGGCATCGAGAGCCACAACCACCCTTCCTACGTCGACCCCTTCGACGGCGCCGCCACGGGTGTCGGTGGCATCGTCCGAGACACCCTCTCGATGGGCGCCTACCCGATCGCGCTCACCGACAGCCTCTACTTCGGCCCCTTCGAGAACGAGCACTCCCGGTACCTCCTCGAGGGCGTCGTCGAGGGAATCAGCCACTACGGGAACTGCATCGGCGTCCCCACCGTCGGCGGCAGCGTCGACTTCCACCCCGACTACGAGGGGAATCCGCTGGTGAACGTCGCCTGCGTCGGCCTCCTCACCGAGGACCGCCTCGTGACGGCTGTCGCCCAGGAACCTGGCAACAAACTCGTGCTGGTGGGCAACGCCACCGGCCGCGACGGCCTCGGCGGCGCGAGTTTCGCGAGCGAGGACCTGGCCGAGGACGCCGAAACCGAGGACCGCCCTGCAGTCCAGGTGGGCGACCCCTACGCCGAGAAACTGCTGATCGAGGCCAACGAGGTCATGATCGACGAGGGGCTGATCGAATCGGCCCGCGACCTCGGCGCCGCGGGACTGGGCGGTGCCTCGAGCGAACTCGTCGCCAAGGGCGGCCTCGGCGCCGAAATCGCCCTCGAGCGGGTTCACCAGCGAGAGCCGAACATGTCGCCCCTCGAAATCTTGCTCGCCGAATCTCAGGAGCGGATGTGCTATGAGGTCGCTCCCGAGAACGTCGAACGCGTTCGCGAGATTGCCGAACGCTTCGACCTGGGCTGTTCGGTCATCGGCGAGGTCACGGACGGCAACTACGTCTGTACCTACGAGGGGAGCGAGGCGCCACGCGCCTCGGATGACTCGAGCGGTGAGCGAGGCGAACCGCGAGAGCGAGAGACCGTCGTCGACGTCGACGCCGAGTTCCTCGGAGACGGCGCGCCGATGAACGACCTGCCGTGGGAGGAGCCGACCGAACCCGAGACCGACCTCCCAGATACCGACCTCGAGGACGCCTTCGACGCCGTCGTCGGCTCGCCAAACACCGCCTCCAAGCGGTGGGTCTACCGCCAGTACGACCACGAGGTGGGGGTCCGGACGAGCGTTCCGCCGGGTGACGACGCGGCGATCGTCGCGATCAGAGATATCGAATCTGGACTGGCCATCTCCGCCGGCGCCGCTCCGAACTGGACGAGTGCGAACCCGAGAGACGGCGCACGCGCGGTCGCCCTCGAGAACGCGACCAACCTCGCCGTCAAGGGGGCGACCCCCCTCGCAGCCGTGGACTGTCTCAACGGCGGCAACCCCGAGAAGCCGGACGTCTACGGCGGCTTCAAGGCCATCGTCGACGGCCTGGCGGAGATGTGCGCCGACCTCTCGGTGCCGGTCGTCGGCGGTAACGTCTCCCTCTACAACGACTCGGTGAGCGGCCCCATCCCGCCGACGCCGACGCTCGCGATGGTCGGCACGAAGCCGGGCTACGACGCGCCGGGCCTCGAGGCGCGCGCCGAGGAGTCGTCGCTCCTCCTGGTCGGCGACGACGCCCTCGAGCGCGATTCCTTCGCCCTCGGCGGCTCCGAACTCCTGGCCCAGTTCGGGGGCACCGATCGGTTCCCCGTCCTCCCCGAGACGCCCACCGAACGGCTCGAGACGCTCGCCACCGTCGCGAACGCCGACTCGATGCTCGCCACCCACGACGTGAGCCACGGCGGCCTCGCGGTGACGCTCGCGGAGATGGTGACCGCCGACGTCGGCCTCGAGGTGGCGCTGCCGACCGACGACTTGGAGGCGGGACTGTTTCACGAACTCCCCGGACGGGCGGTGGTCCAGACGACCGACCCCGACGCCGTGGTCGAGGCGTTCGATGGCGTCGCGCCCGTCGTCGAGCTGGGTTCGCCAACCGCCGACGGGACGCTGTCGATGACGGTCGCGACGGAGGGCGGAGACGAGACGACCGTCCTCGAGCGAACGGCGGCAGACATCGCCGCTCTCCGTACCGTGCTCGAGGCGGAACTCGAGTAG
- a CDS encoding response regulator transcription factor has product MPSEPHVLIVEDEPDLATLYSAWLEDEVTVETAYDGTDALDAIDETVDIVLLDRRMPGLPGDTVLETIRQRDLDCRVAMVTAVEPDFDIIGLGFDDYLVKPVSKAELTSLIDQLLLRSSYDDQLQQFFALASKKALLDGQKTAAERRASQEYAVLEDRLAVLRATVDDTMMELLERDVYRRLCEDISRQPIATE; this is encoded by the coding sequence ATGCCATCTGAACCCCACGTCCTGATCGTCGAAGACGAACCTGACCTGGCGACGCTCTACAGCGCCTGGCTCGAGGACGAAGTGACCGTCGAGACTGCCTACGACGGCACGGACGCCCTCGACGCCATCGACGAGACGGTCGACATCGTTCTCCTCGACCGCCGAATGCCGGGTCTCCCGGGCGACACTGTCCTCGAGACCATCCGGCAACGCGACCTCGACTGTCGCGTAGCCATGGTGACGGCGGTCGAACCGGACTTCGACATCATCGGACTGGGATTCGACGACTACCTCGTCAAGCCGGTTTCGAAGGCCGAACTCACTTCGCTGATCGACCAGTTGCTGTTGCGCTCGAGCTACGACGACCAGCTCCAGCAATTCTTCGCACTCGCGTCGAAGAAGGCGCTCCTGGACGGGCAGAAAACCGCCGCCGAACGACGGGCCAGCCAGGAGTACGCCGTTCTCGAGGACCGCCTGGCGGTGTTACGGGCGACCGTCGACGATACCATGATGGAACTGCTCGAGCGGGACGTCTACCGCCGCCTCTGTGAAGATATCTCCAGACAGCCGATTGCAACCGAGTAG
- a CDS encoding chemotaxis protein CheW, translated as MMETGGSSEPTDRVSILPFELQTDGYCVESERVSSVLGVGDIGVVDDAEDPWNAGEIAVGGERIRVVDLARVFAAPTASIDRSSDPMLLVFGVTDDAGAYYGWLVDDVGITQRVDRDRLEPNPRGGAFVAGHLSLEEETYRWLDERAIHD; from the coding sequence ATGATGGAGACTGGTGGCTCGAGCGAGCCAACCGACCGCGTTTCGATACTGCCGTTCGAACTGCAGACGGACGGCTACTGCGTCGAATCCGAGCGAGTTTCGTCGGTGCTGGGTGTCGGTGACATTGGCGTCGTCGACGACGCCGAGGATCCCTGGAACGCGGGCGAAATCGCCGTTGGCGGCGAGCGGATCCGGGTCGTCGATCTCGCTCGCGTGTTCGCTGCGCCGACGGCGTCGATCGATCGCTCGAGCGATCCCATGCTCCTCGTGTTCGGCGTCACCGACGACGCCGGCGCCTACTACGGGTGGCTGGTCGACGACGTCGGTATCACCCAACGAGTCGACCGGGACCGCCTCGAGCCAAATCCGCGGGGCGGCGCGTTCGTCGCGGGTCATCTTTCACTGGAGGAAGAGACGTACCGATGGCTCGACGAACGAGCGATTCACGACTAG
- a CDS encoding macro domain-containing protein, with the protein MDFDVIQGDIANQSADALVNAAGTSLRMGSGVAGALRRGAGPEINEEAMANGPVDLGEVAVTDAYDLEAEYVVHAAAMPHYGDGKATAESIRDATRNALERADDLGCRSLVIPALGCGVAGFDLAEGAEIIAREIQAYEPSTLEDVRFIAYDEDEFETVRRAVRRLRG; encoded by the coding sequence ATGGACTTCGACGTCATCCAGGGCGACATCGCGAACCAGTCCGCAGACGCCCTCGTCAACGCCGCCGGAACCAGCCTCCGGATGGGATCGGGCGTCGCCGGCGCGCTTCGGCGCGGGGCCGGCCCGGAGATCAACGAGGAGGCGATGGCGAATGGACCGGTCGACCTCGGCGAAGTCGCCGTCACGGACGCCTACGACCTCGAGGCCGAGTACGTCGTCCACGCGGCGGCGATGCCTCACTACGGCGACGGGAAGGCCACTGCAGAGAGCATTCGCGACGCCACCCGAAACGCCCTCGAACGCGCCGACGACCTGGGCTGTCGGTCGCTCGTGATCCCCGCCCTCGGCTGTGGCGTCGCCGGCTTCGACCTCGCCGAAGGCGCCGAGATCATCGCCCGAGAGATTCAGGCCTACGAACCGAGCACGCTCGAGGACGTGCGATTCATTGCCTACGACGAGGATGAGTTCGAGACGGTTCGACGAGCCGTACGTCGACTCCGGGGCTGA
- a CDS encoding M24 family metallopeptidase, protein MYQRDFMEGTRGTQAVDWEERIDVKRMRRERTERALERLQETELGAMLLVSDPNIRYVTGLAMTGGSGADHYTVLTEEGDVIHWDTADHASNQRFNCPWLQDIRYACPGLGNVPRASGRDSARDFLKAKMADTVATALEEYGVDGEALGIDVGNAGLVSAFEDRGIEVDTETVPNVMEDARKVKTRDEIECLRQVAAICEAGFQRITETARPGAKETDLWGAAAEELWKQGAFVGGGYVTSGPNTWPKHQANTTDRMIRPGDLVYADFYNIGYLGYRSCYYRTFSMGEPTQAQQDAYETARDNLYDVLERIEPGATTDEICQGFPDMEGEHADFYDADEHWQLTTNHWGHGLGLQLYEVPLIWRGLSPDHPIEIEEGMTMAVETQEPAENQGVRVEEMVVVRENGVEILSQWPVEEITRIDY, encoded by the coding sequence ATGTACCAGCGGGACTTCATGGAGGGAACGCGCGGGACCCAGGCCGTCGACTGGGAGGAGCGCATCGACGTCAAACGGATGCGCCGCGAGCGAACGGAGCGCGCCCTCGAGCGCCTCCAGGAGACCGAACTCGGCGCCATGCTCCTCGTCTCGGACCCGAACATCCGCTACGTCACCGGCCTGGCGATGACCGGCGGCAGCGGGGCCGACCACTACACCGTCCTCACGGAGGAAGGCGACGTGATCCACTGGGACACCGCCGATCACGCGAGCAACCAGCGCTTCAACTGCCCGTGGCTGCAGGACATTCGCTACGCCTGCCCTGGACTCGGCAACGTCCCCCGCGCCTCCGGGCGGGACTCCGCGCGTGACTTCCTCAAAGCGAAGATGGCCGACACCGTGGCGACCGCTCTCGAGGAGTACGGCGTGGACGGCGAGGCGCTGGGCATCGACGTCGGGAACGCCGGCCTGGTGAGCGCCTTCGAGGACCGCGGGATCGAGGTCGACACCGAGACCGTCCCGAATGTAATGGAGGACGCCCGCAAAGTCAAGACTCGCGACGAGATCGAGTGTCTCCGCCAGGTCGCCGCCATCTGCGAGGCCGGCTTCCAGCGGATCACTGAAACTGCCCGCCCCGGAGCGAAAGAGACGGACCTCTGGGGGGCCGCTGCGGAGGAACTCTGGAAGCAGGGGGCGTTCGTCGGCGGTGGCTACGTCACCTCCGGGCCGAACACCTGGCCGAAACACCAGGCGAACACCACCGACCGGATGATCCGGCCTGGGGACCTCGTCTACGCCGACTTCTACAACATCGGCTACCTGGGCTACCGGTCGTGTTATTACCGCACCTTCAGCATGGGTGAGCCAACCCAGGCCCAGCAGGACGCCTACGAGACCGCCCGCGACAACCTCTACGACGTCCTCGAGCGCATCGAACCCGGTGCCACGACCGACGAAATCTGCCAGGGCTTCCCGGACATGGAAGGCGAGCACGCCGACTTCTACGACGCCGACGAACACTGGCAGCTGACGACCAACCACTGGGGCCACGGCCTCGGACTGCAACTGTACGAGGTGCCCTTGATCTGGCGCGGCCTCTCCCCCGACCACCCGATCGAGATTGAGGAGGGGATGACGATGGCCGTCGAGACTCAGGAGCCCGCGGAGAACCAGGGCGTACGCGTCGAGGAGATGGTCGTCGTCCGCGAGAACGGCGTCGAGATCCTGAGCCAGTGGCCCGTCGAGGAGATTACCCGAATCGACTACTGA
- a CDS encoding DUF7536 family protein — translation MSPSPDRPDRPPTAALLEALDVRRNAVISLFVGVAFTAAVFAFFVVIPGSSQQSGYLLALAFVLATTSAGTVWIALTVYAAVGLSRELSADE, via the coding sequence GTGTCACCGTCACCGGACCGTCCGGACCGCCCGCCGACGGCGGCCCTGCTCGAGGCCCTCGACGTCAGGCGAAACGCCGTCATCTCGCTGTTCGTCGGGGTCGCGTTTACCGCTGCGGTCTTCGCCTTCTTCGTCGTCATCCCCGGCTCGAGCCAGCAGTCGGGGTACCTGCTCGCGCTGGCATTCGTCCTCGCGACGACCAGCGCCGGCACCGTCTGGATCGCGTTGACGGTGTACGCCGCCGTCGGTCTCTCGCGGGAGCTGTCTGCGGACGAATAG
- a CDS encoding magnesium transporter: MSILSTDRSLGSWSARSIVSTMFPLLIVLSVIVLAAGITLDRAEALLEEYRVLAIMVPTMVGLGGNLGAILSSRLSSRLHLGVATFDVRDTGLWANIAAILALAVTVFTVLAIGSYLLGLALGVGVALPTLLFIALVSGISIAVIAIVCSFGATYASYRLGVDPDDLTIPIVTNVVDVFGMLIFVGVSWVVLGF; encoded by the coding sequence ATGTCGATTCTCTCTACGGATCGCTCGCTGGGCTCCTGGAGCGCCCGATCGATCGTCTCCACGATGTTCCCCCTGCTGATCGTGCTCTCGGTCATCGTCCTCGCGGCCGGGATCACCCTCGACCGCGCAGAAGCACTCCTCGAGGAGTATCGCGTGCTCGCGATCATGGTTCCCACCATGGTCGGACTCGGCGGCAACCTCGGCGCAATCTTGAGTTCGCGGCTCTCGAGTCGTCTCCACCTGGGCGTCGCGACGTTCGACGTGCGGGATACTGGTCTCTGGGCGAACATCGCCGCCATCCTCGCGCTGGCGGTGACGGTCTTTACGGTGCTCGCTATTGGGTCGTACCTGCTCGGTCTCGCGCTCGGTGTCGGCGTCGCCCTCCCGACGCTGCTGTTCATCGCCCTGGTCAGCGGCATCTCGATCGCCGTCATCGCCATCGTCTGCAGTTTCGGCGCGACGTACGCCTCCTATCGGCTCGGCGTCGATCCCGACGACCTGACGATCCCGATCGTGACGAACGTCGTCGACGTCTTCGGCATGCTCATCTTCGTCGGCGTCTCGTGGGTCGTGCTGGGGTTTTGA
- a CDS encoding magnesium transporter, translating to MSAREEFVSIYRETLPVLLIALGGGLVSGVILENLLESVERFPGLLVMVPVFLATRGNVYGALGGRLASGLHQGLIEPRFSWDERLVNAVVASFVNGIGISVVIAVLTRLALAVLGWESAALWEFLAIMLISGVLTSTVLIFGLLLVLFGGYKAGYDPDNLVGPIVTTLGDIFGMLFLVFAVTLVGVIP from the coding sequence ATGAGCGCTCGAGAGGAGTTCGTGTCGATCTACCGGGAAACGCTTCCGGTCCTGTTGATCGCGCTCGGTGGCGGGCTCGTGTCCGGCGTCATCCTCGAGAATCTCCTCGAGAGCGTCGAACGGTTTCCCGGGCTGCTCGTGATGGTTCCGGTGTTCCTCGCTACCCGCGGGAACGTCTACGGCGCGCTCGGGGGGCGACTCGCCAGCGGCCTCCATCAGGGGCTGATCGAGCCGCGCTTCTCGTGGGACGAACGGCTGGTCAATGCGGTCGTGGCCTCCTTCGTCAACGGCATCGGTATCTCGGTCGTCATCGCCGTGCTCACGCGACTCGCGCTCGCGGTGCTGGGCTGGGAGTCCGCCGCACTCTGGGAGTTTCTCGCCATCATGCTCATTTCGGGCGTGCTCACCTCGACCGTGTTGATCTTCGGCCTGCTTCTGGTGCTCTTCGGCGGGTACAAGGCGGGCTACGACCCCGACAACCTCGTCGGCCCTATCGTGACGACGCTGGGTGACATCTTCGGCATGCTCTTTCTCGTCTTCGCCGTCACGCTCGTCGGGGTGATTCCCTGA
- a CDS encoding cation diffusion facilitator family transporter, with amino-acid sequence MSEGAHRHRRDFRRAAWVNVLGNAAKIAVEGAAGLAFGSFSLLADAAHSLADLVASVVVLVWGTSSYDEPDDTHPHGHDRIEPLTALFVGAVIALLGLSLLNQSVRGLLYSTDVSFSPLLLGALAFAIADMYLVYRYTQAINHEIGSTALDALAVDCLNDIYTSLAAMIGVLGVVFGVPELDAVAGGLVSLIVVSQGVSIARENVDYLVGAAPSSEKREAISRTLRDHPGVQGIHDLTVYYDGTVLEVEVHVEVDGEMPLRDAHDLETALVTALREQDDVGDAHVHLDPSGIGEWKDHVES; translated from the coding sequence ATGAGCGAGGGCGCACACCGACACCGACGCGACTTCCGGCGCGCAGCATGGGTGAACGTCCTCGGCAACGCCGCCAAAATCGCAGTCGAAGGGGCCGCAGGCCTCGCCTTCGGGAGTTTCTCGCTGCTCGCCGACGCCGCTCACTCCCTGGCCGACCTCGTCGCCAGCGTCGTCGTCCTGGTGTGGGGGACGAGCAGTTACGACGAACCCGACGACACCCACCCCCACGGCCACGACCGGATCGAACCCCTGACGGCGCTGTTCGTCGGCGCGGTCATCGCCCTGCTCGGCCTCTCCTTGCTCAACCAGTCGGTTCGGGGCCTCCTCTATAGCACCGACGTCAGCTTCAGTCCACTCCTGCTCGGCGCACTGGCGTTCGCGATCGCGGACATGTACCTCGTCTACCGGTACACGCAGGCGATCAACCACGAAATCGGGTCGACCGCACTCGACGCCCTCGCGGTCGACTGCCTGAACGACATTTACACGTCGCTCGCGGCGATGATCGGCGTCCTCGGCGTCGTCTTCGGCGTTCCCGAGCTCGACGCCGTCGCGGGCGGCCTCGTGAGCCTGATCGTCGTCTCCCAGGGCGTGTCCATCGCCCGCGAGAACGTCGACTACCTCGTCGGCGCCGCCCCCTCGAGCGAGAAGCGCGAGGCCATCTCCCGGACGCTCCGGGACCATCCGGGCGTCCAGGGGATCCACGATCTCACCGTCTACTACGACGGCACGGTCCTCGAGGTGGAGGTCCACGTCGAGGTCGACGGCGAGATGCCCCTGCGCGATGCCCACGACCTCGAGACGGCGCTCGTGACGGCCCTGCGCGAACAGGACGACGTCGGGGACGCCCACGTCCACCTCGATCCATCGGGGATCGGCGAGTGGAAGGATCACGTCGAGTCCTGA
- a CDS encoding HD domain-containing protein → MKTIKDSVHDHIVVDGVARDLLDTPAVQRLRNIAQLGTVSLVYPSANHTRFEHSLGVYHLACEALEHLGIGGIEAERVQAAAILHDVGHGPFSHNLEELTHRKTGRYHDDVHDLLAAGEIGDVLREHDLDPDAVADLVAGDGRFGQIVSGELDVDRMDYLVRDAHHTGVPYGTIDHGRLVRELRFADGELVLAEGNVQTAESLLVARALMNPTVYSHSVARISKAMLRRAGEQLLEAEETDAHTLQRMDDHDLIVALRSSGATEEFSRRLDHRDLYKRAVWAEIDDVPGGIIEADHESIREFEREIANIAGVDPETVIVDVPSRPSMKESTTRVLVNGDVRQLGRQSPLVDALRSAQYSQWRLGVYSPDEVREPVGRAAVDVLGLDIDGPLVTEVRDGLYATLDQFVD, encoded by the coding sequence ATGAAAACCATCAAGGACAGCGTCCACGACCACATCGTGGTCGACGGCGTGGCACGAGACCTCCTCGACACGCCCGCCGTCCAGCGCCTCCGGAACATCGCCCAGCTGGGCACCGTCTCGCTCGTTTACCCCTCCGCGAACCACACCCGCTTCGAGCACAGCCTCGGCGTCTATCACCTCGCCTGCGAGGCCCTCGAGCACCTCGGTATCGGCGGTATCGAGGCCGAGCGAGTCCAGGCCGCCGCCATCCTCCACGATGTCGGCCACGGCCCGTTCAGCCACAACCTCGAGGAGCTGACCCACCGGAAGACCGGCCGGTACCACGACGACGTCCACGACCTGCTGGCCGCGGGCGAGATCGGCGACGTCCTCCGCGAGCACGACCTCGATCCCGACGCCGTCGCGGACCTGGTCGCCGGCGACGGCCGCTTCGGGCAGATCGTCTCGGGGGAACTGGACGTCGACCGCATGGACTACCTCGTGCGCGACGCCCACCACACGGGCGTTCCCTACGGGACGATCGATCACGGCCGGCTGGTCCGTGAACTTCGCTTCGCCGACGGCGAACTCGTCCTCGCGGAGGGGAACGTCCAGACCGCCGAGAGCCTCCTGGTCGCTCGCGCGCTGATGAATCCGACCGTCTACAGCCACAGTGTCGCCCGCATCAGCAAGGCGATGCTCCGCCGCGCGGGCGAACAGTTGCTCGAGGCCGAGGAAACCGACGCCCACACCCTCCAGCGGATGGACGACCACGACCTGATCGTCGCGTTGCGCTCGAGCGGCGCGACCGAAGAGTTCTCCCGGCGCCTGGACCACCGCGACCTGTACAAGCGGGCCGTCTGGGCCGAGATCGACGACGTGCCGGGCGGGATCATCGAGGCCGACCACGAGTCGATTCGCGAGTTCGAGCGCGAGATCGCCAACATCGCAGGTGTCGATCCCGAGACGGTCATCGTCGACGTGCCGTCGAGGCCGTCGATGAAGGAGTCCACCACGCGCGTGCTGGTCAACGGCGACGTGCGCCAGCTGGGCCGCCAGTCCCCGCTCGTGGACGCACTGCGGTCCGCCCAGTACTCCCAGTGGCGACTCGGCGTCTACTCGCCCGACGAGGTGCGCGAGCCCGTCGGCCGGGCGGCCGTCGACGTACTGGGACTCGATATCGACGGTCCGCTGGTTACCGAAGTCCGTGACGGACTGTACGCGACGCTGGATCAGTTCGTGGACTGA